A section of the Phalacrocorax carbo unplaced genomic scaffold, bPhaCar2.1 SCAFFOLD_161, whole genome shotgun sequence genome encodes:
- the ETFB gene encoding electron transfer flavoprotein subunit beta has translation MAALRVLVGVKRVIDYAVKVRVAAGGGGVQTQGVKHSLNPFCEIALEEAVRLRERGAAAEVIAASVGTRLCQETLRTALAVGADRGVLVEVGEGAALGPREVAAALAGLVGRLQPQLVLLGKQAIDDDCNQTGQLLAAMLDWPQGTFASRVALEAGAALVEREVDGGLERLRLRLPAVLTADLRLNEPRYATLPNIMKAKKKPLEVVAGSEVGVPPGPPRLRVLRVEEPPPRKGGRRLDTVPELLERLRSDGRI, from the exons ATGGCGGCGCTGCGGGTCCTGGTCGGGGTGAAGCGGGTCATTGACTACGCGGTCAAG GTGCGggtggcggcgggcggcgggggggtgcAGACCCAGGGGGTGAAGCACTCGCTGAACCCCTTCTGCGAGATCGCGCTGGAGGAGGCCGTGCGGCTGCGCGAGCGGGGGGCAGCCGCCGAGGTCATCGCCGCCAGCGTCGGGACGCGCCTCTGCCAG GAGACCCTCCGCACCGCCCTGGCCGTCGGGGCCGAccggggggtgctggtggaggtgggggagggggcggccctGGGCCCGCGGGAGGTGGCGGCGGCGCTGGCCGGGCTGGTGGGGCGGCTGCAGCcgcagctggtgctgctgggcaaGCAGG ccatcGACGACGACTGTAACCAGACGGGGCAGCTCTTGGCCGCCATGTTGGATTGGCCCCAG GGGACCTTCGCCTCGCGCGTGGCGCTGGAGGCCGGCGCGGCGCTGGTGGAGCGGGAGGTGGACGGGGGCCTCGAGAGGCTGCGGCTGCGGCTCCCGGCCGTGCTGACGGCGGACCTGCGCCTCAACGAGCCGCGCTACGCCACGCTGCCCAACATCATG AAGGCCAAGAAGAAGCCCCTGGAGGTGGTGGCGGGCTCGGAGGTGGGGgtgcccccgggacccccccggctGCGGGTGCTGAGGGTGGAGGAGCCCCCGCCCCGGAAGGGGGGGCGGCGCCTCGACACCGTCCCGGAGCTGCTGGAGCGGCTGCGCAGCGACGGGCGCATTTAG